From a region of the Torulaspora globosa chromosome 7, complete sequence genome:
- the MIR1 gene encoding Mir1p: MSAPVPQYSLSDYAKFALAGAIGCGSTHSAMVPIDVVKTRIQLEPTVYNQGMVSSFKKIIGEEGAGALLTGFGPTLLGYSLQGAFKFGGYEVFKKLFIDTLGYDTAVNYKNSIYMGSAAIAEFFADIALCPLEATRIRLVSQPNFANGLVGGFSRILKEEGVGSFYNGFTPILFKQIPYNISKFLVFERAAEAYFGLAGPKEKLSATSVTGINLLAGLTAGLAAAVVSQPADTLLSKVNKTKKAPGQSTIGLLAQLAKQLGFVGSFAGLPTRLVMVGTLTSLQFGIYGSLKRSLGCAPTVEIGSSGH; encoded by the coding sequence ATGTCTGCTCCAGTTCCACAATACTCTCTATCTGATTATGCCAAGTTTGCTCTGGCAGGTGCCATCGGTTGCGGTAGCACTCACTCTGCTATGGTGCCAATCGATGTGGTGAAGACTAGAATTCAACTGGAACCAACTGTTTACAACCAGGGTATggtttcttccttcaagaagatcattgGTGAGGAAGGTGCCGGTGCTTTGCTGACTGGTTTCGGCCCAACTTTGCTAGGTTACTCGTTGCAAGGTGCGTTCAAATTCGGTGGTTACGAAGTGTTTAAGAAGCTATTCATTGACACTCTAGGTTACGACACTGCTGTTAACTACAAGAACTCGATCTACATGGGTTCCGCTGCGATTGCCGAATTCTTTGCTGACATCGCTTTGTGTCCATTGGAAGCCACAAGAATCAGATTGGTTTCTCAGCCAAACTTTGCTAACGGTCTTGTTGGTGGGTTCTCcagaatcttgaaggaagaaggtGTCGGCTCCTTCTACAACGGTTTCACCCCAATCTTGTTCAAGCAAATTCCTTACAACATCTCCAAGTTCTTGGTCTTCGAGCGCGCCGCTGAGGCCTACTTCGGTTTGGCTGGACCAAAGGAAAAGTTGTCTGCAACCTCTGTCACCGGTATCAACTTGCTTGCCGGTTTGACCGCTGGTTTGGCTGCTGCCGTCGTTTCTCAACCTGCTGACACCTTGTTGTCTAAGGTGAacaagaccaagaaggcTCCAGGTCAATCCACTATCGGTTTGTTGGCTCAGTTGGCTAAGCAATTGGGTTTCGTCGGTTCCTTCGCCGGTCTGCCAACCCGTTTGGTCATGGTCGGTACGTTGACCTCCTTGCAATTCGGTATCTACGGTTCATTGAAGAGATCCTTGGGCTGTGCCCCAACCGTTGAGATTGGCAGCTCAGGTCATTAA
- the TFC1 gene encoding transcription factor TFIIIC subunit TFC1 (ancestral locus Anc_3.384) has translation MTDDKSDLARLSPTPERCAALAKEYTLDIPHIPSLELPLCVSGSQESVTKAIAMCGGLSKVKEIFSEHGENVDSQRGLELYLNEGRDDDGCERFFNEHPIIGKKVPFRDESIILKIEMPKGTLAKHGQNIQKSLESLRSRDVRVTPVAIVNNTIKFREMSDFQLRLDNVPSAEEFKTSFDALDWSKLKSFVESVPDQDARPFENISSLVIDRTSKIPGGDFQLPPPPRLSMVSLPYQYNYKANPFATKKSNGVSEVKGTYIKNYQQFVHDMNDNTTVPEKPHASLQKDYEAATATGVYPGTKKESGFYESLEECLKILKELFARRPIWVKRHIDGIVRKEIHHTLKIALALLSFRFTMGPWRNTYIRFGVDPRSSAQYARYQTEYFKIERRLLRSPALRKHIPRPPPLIYESDTPGDIDSRFKFNGKQIPWYLMLQVDLLVEEPNIAEVYSKVDFLPVANELTGWFPELDLAKIRRIVKYELGCMVQGNYDFNQYKLKYFKNMVYVKESMIKEQSTDPEGDVNMDEEDNIDSSKPIDDGVPNQEEDEDYDNGVATGEADEAALEADEADEDDYVPVTAINDGDDAEDFEDDQAFDVRSASFQEIIERIAKVNPNVAQRLQKELNGLVNEADL, from the coding sequence ATGACTGATGATAAGAGTGATTTGGCCAGACTTTCGCCAACTCCTGAACGTTGTGCTGCTTTGGCAAAAGAATACACATTGGATATTCCTCATATCCCGAGTTTAGAGCTTCCATTATGTGTCTCCGGCTCGCAAGAGAGCGTCACGAAGGCTATTGCAATGTGCGGTGGGCTGTCAAAGGTTAAAGAGATATTTAGTGAACATGGGGAGAATGTCGATTCTCAGAGAGGATTGGAGCTTTATTTGAACGAAGGGCGGGATGACGACGGGTGTgagagattcttcaatgaaCATCCAATCATAGGTAAGAAAGTGCCCTTCAGAGATGAATCAATCATCCTGAAGATCGAAATGCCAAAAGGCACGTTGGCTAAGCACGGTCAAAACATTCAGAAGTCGCTCGAATCGCTTAGAAGTCGAGACGTTAGAGTCACTCCGGTGGCAATAGTGAATAACACTATCAAATTCAGAGAAATGTCGGACTTTCAGCTGAGGCTCGATAATGTCCCGTCTGctgaagagttcaaaacAAGCTTTGATGCTCTCGATTGGAGTAAGCTCAAATCTTTTGTTGAATCAGTGCCTGACCAGGACGCTCGGCCCTTTGAGAATATTAGCAGTTTGGTGATAGATCGCACCTCGAAGATACCTGGTGGCGACTTTCAATTGCCTCCTCCCCCTAGGCTATCAATGGTAAGTCTTCCGTACCAATACAACTACAAGGCCAATCCTTTTGCAACAAAGAAATCAAATGGTGTCTCTGAAGTGAAAGGAACGTACATCAAGAACTATCAGCAATTTGTGCATGACATGAATGATAATACAACGGTTCCTGAAAAGCCGCATGCATCTTTGCAGAAAGATTATGaagcagcaacagcaactGGAGTGTACCCTGGGACCAAGAAGGAATCTGGCTTTTATGaatctttggaagaatgTCTGAAAATATTGAAAGAGCTGTTTGCCAGAAGACCTATATGGGTTAAGAGGCACATTGATGGCATTGTGAGAAAGGAAATTCATCATACACTAAAGATAGCACTTGCACTACTCTCCTTTAGATTCACTATGGGACCATGGAGAAATACCTACATCAGATTTGGTGTTGATCCTCGAAGCTCTGCGCAGTACGCCAGATACCAGACTgaatatttcaagataGAGAGGAGGTTACTGCGATCACCAGCCCTCAGGAAGCATATACCAAGACCGCCGCCGTTAATCTATGAATCGGACACGCCAGGCGACATAGACAGTAGGTTCAAGTTCAACGGAAAGCAAATTCCCTGGTATTTGATGCTGCAAGTGGATTTGCTGGTAGAGGAGCCCAATATTGCCGAGGTCTACTCTAAAGTCGATTTTCTGCCCGTCGCGAATGAACTCACAGGTTGGTTTCCAGAGCTTGATCTAGCCAAGATAAGACGGATTGTAAAGTATGAGCTAGGGTGCATGGTTCAAGGAAACTATGATTTCAACCAGTACAAGCtcaaatacttcaaaaACATGGTATATGTCAAGGAATCCAtgatcaaagagcaaaGCACAGACCCCGAAGGTGATGTGAATatggatgaagaggacAATATTGACAGCAGCAAACCGATCGATGATGGGGTGCCAAatcaagaggaagacgaggatTATGACAACGGCGTTGCCACTGGTGAAGCCGATGAGGCAGCCTTGGAAGCAGATGAAGCGGACGAGGACGACTACGTGCCTGTCACCGCCATCAACGATGGAGACGATGCAGAAgacttcgaagatgacCAAGCGTTTGATGTCAGAAGCGCATCCTTCCAGGAGATTATCGAGCGCATCGCAAAGGTCAATCCCAATGTTGCGCAGCGACTGCAAAAGGAGCTTAATGGCCTTGTCAACGAAGCTGATCTCTAA
- the DIB1 gene encoding U4/U6-U5 snRNP complex subunit DIB1 (ancestral locus Anc_3.382): protein MGSVFLPHLHTGWHVDQAIVTETERLVVVRFGRAGDTECMMMDELLYSIAEKVKNFAAIYLCDIDEVPDFNEMYELHDPLTVMFFYRNKHMMCDFGTGNNNKMNFLVDDKQEMIDILETIFRGARKNKGLVISPYDYNYKRV from the coding sequence ATGGGTAGCGTCTTCCTGCCTCATCTCCACACGGGGTGGCATGTCGATCAGGCAATAGTGACAGAAACGGAACGGCTGGTAGTGGTCAGGTTCGGTCGCGCTGGCGACACCGAGTGCATGATGATGGACGAGCTTCTGTATTCGATAGCAGAAAAAGTGAAGAATTTCGCTGCAATCTACCTGTGCGACATAGACGAGGTTCCGGACTTCAACGAGATGTACGAGTTGCACGATCCCTTGACTGTGATGTTCTTCTACCGGAACAAGCATATGATGTGCGATTTTGGCACGGGAAACAATAACAAGATGAACTTTCTGGTCGACGACAAGCAGGAGATGATCGACATCCTGGAGACCATCTTCAGAGGCGCTCGCAAGAACAAAGGTCTGGTTATCTCGCCCTACGACTACAACTACAAGCGCGTTTAA
- a CDS encoding histidine phosphatase family protein, whose protein sequence is MAMGSALVAILASVAALGQAAVVGRQYAVAVDKIGTQEDIFRFLGGAGPYFSFPFDNGIPEQTPDCCKLMQVQLFARHGERFPTKKKGNKILETYYKLANYTGTFNESLSFLNDDYEFFVRDPEYYEEETTLKNSLNPLNPYTGERDAQRHSQNFLALYKNLLNETSSFAVFTSNSKRCHDTAQFFIDGLGNDYNVSLQVIDEAPSSGANSLTPRYGCANFSESENDGYVRTYSREYLSNLAKRLNIENKGLNLTNSDAENLFFWCAYELNVRGYSDICSIFTEEELIHFSYQDDLESYYENGNGNSLGAVAGSILFNASVELLKQSDDLEQKAWLSFTHDSDLINYIAAVGLFDNGVKLNTSYVPFRDHVYRKSWIAPQGARIYTQKFSCYNQSYVRYVVNDAVIPIESCSSGPGFSCPLEQFYDYAESRLSDINFSDKCGKIIATNATSLTFYWDYKTRNYNASLVKK, encoded by the coding sequence ATGGCTATGGGCTCAGCACTTGTGGCTATTTTGGCTTCTGTCGCTGCTCTAGGGCAAGCCGCTGTCGTTGGTCGCCAATACGCTGTTGCAGTGGATAAAATCGGTACCCAGGAAGATATATTTCGTTTCTTGGGAGGGGCCGGTCCTTACTTCTCGTTCCCTTTCGACAATGGAATTCCTGAGCAAACACCTGACTGCTGCAAACTGATGCAGGTTCAACTGTTCGCTAGACATGGCGAGAGATTTCCTACCAAGAAAAAGGGAAATAAGATTCTGGAGACTTATTATAAGCTGGCCAACTACACCGGTACTTTCAATGAATCTTTGTCATTTTTGAACGACGACTACGAGTTCTTTGTTCGGGATCCTGAGTAttatgaagaagagacCACGTTGAAGAACTCTCTGAACCCGTTGAACCCTTACACTGGCGAAAGGGACGCTCAAAGGCACAGCCAAAATTTTTTGGCGCTGTACAAGAATCTGCTTAACGAGACTTCAAGCTTTGCGGTGTTCACTTCCAACTCTAAGAGATGTCACGACACCGCTCAATTTTTTATTGACGGTTTAGGCAATGATTACAATGTCTCTCTGCAAGTCATTGACGAAGCTCCTTCGTCCGGGGCTAACAGCTTGACCCCAAGATACGGATGTGCTAACTTCAGCGAGAGCGAGAATGACGGATATGTGAGGACTTACTCTCGGGAATACCTGTCTAATCTTGCCAAAAGGTTGAACATCGAAAACAAGGGTTTGAACTTGACTAATTCTGACGCCGAAAACTTATTCTTTTGGTGCGCCTACGAGTTGAACGTTCGCGGTTACAGTGATATCTGCAGCATCTTcacagaagaagaacttaTTCACTTCTCTTATCAAGATGACCTGGAAAGCTATTATGAAAACGGAAACGGGAATTCCTTGGGAGCAGTTGCTGGTTCGATTCTATTCAATGCTTCTGTTGAATTATTGAAGCAAAGCGACGACCTCGAACAGAAGGCTTGGTTAAGTTTCACTCATGATTCCGATTTAATCAATTATATTGCTGCCGTTGGTCTATTTGATAACGGGGTCAAACTAAACACCTCATACGTGCCTTTTCGCGACCACGTTTACCGTAAGTCCTGGATTGCTCCACAAGGTGCTAGGATATACACACAAAAATTCAGTTGTTACAACCAGTCTTATGTTAGGTATGTCGTGAATGACGCCGTTATCCCTATCGAAAGCTGTAGTTCCGGTCCGGGCTTTTCCTGCCCACTGGAACAATTTTATGATTACGCTGAAAGCAGACTTAGCGACATTAACTTTTCCGACAAGTGTGGAAAGATCATTGCAACTAACGCTACTTCCTTAACATTTTACTGGGATTACAAGACGAGAAATTATAACGCTTCTCTGGTCAAAAAATGA
- the MRPL36 gene encoding mitochondrial 54S ribosomal protein bL31m (ancestral locus Anc_3.383), translating into MFRSLIIKRLASTGAHQNSGQVTIPRRPLKKIRLGKARPAIYHEFTVQVELSDGSVITRRSQFPKAQLRLIQDQRNNPLWNPSRDDLVVVDANASGRVDKFEQRYGSMFSMKSEKPNAEVKAKEQAGEGQKADVGYEDPFEIDDYLSLLNEDSSQIKTGKLATKKKSKK; encoded by the coding sequence ATGTTCAGGAGCCTGATAATTAAAAGATTGGCTTCCACAGGTGCCCACCAGAATAGCGGTCAAGTAACAATACCAAGAAGACCACTGAAAAAGATCCGTCTAGGAAAAGCAAGGCCTGCCATATATCATGAATTTACTGTGCAAGTAGAACTAAGCGACGGCAGCGTAATAACAAGAAGATCACAATTTCCAAAGGCGCAGCTCAGACTTATCCAGGACCAGAGAAACAACCCGCTTTGGAACCCCAGCAGAGATGATCTGGTGGTTGTGGACGCCAACGCCAGTGGCAGAGTGGACAAGTTCGAGCAGAGATACGGGTCTATGTTTTCTATGAAGAGCGAGAAACCGAATGCGGAAGTTAAGGCAAAAGAGCAAGCCGGAGAGGGCCAAAAGGCCGATGTTGGTTATGAGGACCCCTTTGAAATTGACGACTATCTGTCGCTGCTGAATGAGGACTCGAGCCAGATAAAAACTGGTAAACTAGCCACCAAAAAGAAGTCCAAGAAATAG